TGGGCCTCCTGCGTGATGCAAAGCGTGTAGGAGCCCCGGAGGAGTTTGGAGGAGTTTCTGCAGGTCTATGCGCAGTGGGACAGGCTGAGCTTCAGCAGACCTTCTCGATGCATCTTGTAGAGCAGTTTGAACTCGGTGGGCAGCTGATGGGATTCCTGCCATTTGGTGGTGAACTTGGTGCCCTTCTTGTCATAATAGTGGTACGGGAGTTCCTTACCTGTGTTTGGGTCCCAGCCAAAGGGCCAGAATCCGTACAGGTGGATCTGATCACACATGGAGGAAGCCAGAGTATACATCAGGATACCGGTGCTGAGGCGCTTTGGCGACAGCTGCTTGGTTTTCCAGTAGCTGTGGAGCACAAGCACAATATAACAACCTGATTAGTGACGACCAGCTCCGTCCTACATTAAGGTCCGACGCATCCGGACATTCTGTTGGTCGTGCTTGAAGGTAGAACTGTCCAAGCTGGCTTCGACAATGGAGTTTCCAAGAGTACTTGAGGTGCTGAAAGCTGCCTGAGCTGCTTAAACAGAGCAATTCTTCCAGAGCAGGTAGTTAATGGGATTGGTGAAGATTAGCTACTGTAGCTCTGCTGCGGCGACAGCCCTAaatccccctccacacacaaagtTACAGCTCTGTGCCATACCTTTCACTAAATAGCTGCTGCCTCATAATCCGGCTTTGGAGCCCCTAAATCTCTCTTTTTGCAATATAAGGCACCAATCAATACCACTATGTGCGGCCACTGCCAGAAATACACTGCAATATTGTAAACACAGACAGGAACTGACACCTTTCAATATGGCACTAAATAATCCAAACGGCTGACTCGCTTGCAAATCCCTGTTATTGCTTATTACTGGACACGGCCATGAAAAGtccagctttaaatgatttcatctTCTTTCCGTAGAACCATTGATTTCACAACCTCTCCACCAAACCAGACTGCTGTCCTGAGTGACATGAACCTTTATTACCACCAACCACATCTGGACTACATGGCTATTGAACCCAAATTTCAATCCCGCTGCTGGAAAAACTTGTTCGAATGCAGTAAATCTATTGATCCACAGATGAAATAATGCCGAACAGCAGTTGTGCTTTTATGAGTGTTTtccaaaatgcattttaaaatatgaCAGGAGAAAAACGAGATGTCTACAAAACTAAGATGACCAAACAATAAAGCACTGAGGAAAACAAACTGCAGAGGCATTGATGAGGACAGAGAGCTCAACGGTGTGTCTTACTTGTTAATGTACTGCATGATATTTCCAGGCCAGGCCAGCCGGACCTTCAGCTGACCTCGATGCTCCACAAAGAAATCCACCAGCGTCCTGGTGACCGTCGCTGACGTGTGGAAGAAAAATGCTGGTATCCACAGGATGGTAGTGTCCAACTTCTTCAAACTCAGAAAGAAGTTGTTCCTGTCCTGTACCGTCAGCAAATTGTTGTAGTATTTTTCCAGGATACTGGGGTTAAAGGTCGTCATGTTGGTGCGTCTTCCAACGTCCTTCTTGAAGATCTCAGTTGGGGCAAAGTTGCACCGGAAGACAAAGTCAAACCGATCGATCTGCTGGCCGCAGCGCGAGCCGGTCAGGATGCCGCTGTTGCCGACCACGGCGCAGACGTTGTAGTGTTTCTGGAGGATGGGTGACGTCTCGGGAAGGAGCGAGCGGAAATTCTCCCCGATAGAGAAGACGTACTTGTGACTGGAGTAGTCGTAATGCATCAGCTGCCCGATTCGCACTGAATCTCTGGTCAGCGTGAAATTACGGGGGACGTCAATGTACTGAGAGATCTCGTTTCTGCAAGACAGGTTGGACATGCTGTTGTAACAGTGGAACCGATCGAACAGAACCTGCTTCAGAGACACAAGCGAGGGTCTCAATGAGGGTTTGGCCTAAGCACCAATAATCGCAGCTATGCTACAGTGAGCTATTCTGGCTAATGCCTGTGGTCCTGCAGTCCAAGTCATCACAGCCTGTGATGGACCATCCACAGAAGTCCGAATGCATGAAGTTACCAGTTACCATAGCAACATCTCAGGAGTGAAACGTGTTGTTTGTATCAAGAGACCGGGCTGCATGTCAACATGGTGGCCTGAATGGAGATGTCCAtttgatctgcagcagcagatttagCTGCGCTTTCGCTACATTTACAAAGGCTGAAGTTTCAGGCAACATAAATCATCACCTCAACAACCAATGCTGATTAAAAGAAACTTGCATTCTCCTTTGTAACCCTCTGTTAAATCCTGTCAAGTGCTGCTCATCAAACTGTGCACAACTGCCGCTGCATGACTGTGTAATTGTAATGAGTGAAGCTTATGATGGCTTTAATCCCTGCTCTGTAATATTTGATAAACATTATGATCCCAGTTTTGAGGAGTTGTAATGATGATGACTATGGCATTAACTTAATCTACAGTCcattaaaatgattattttcaggtgatgttggaTTTCTGGGCCTAATCATTGTAATAAAAGTATTATTGTTTAATATATAAATGATTCTAATGTCGTCTTCCTTAATGGACAGATACCTCTAGAGCAGCTAGTGTAGTTTGATGTAAAAACCTACTTCAGCTGTGCAAAAGCAGAGCTGTTGAAGCTCCATTTGGAGGCGTTCTGCAGGTCCTCGCTCAGAGAACTGGTCAGAGGTGTGAAAACAGGATCCAGGTACTTCATGGCCAGctgggagctgcagaggaggaagagtagaAGAAGATTAGAGAAGACTGAGCTTTGCTGTCATAGACAAACATTCAAATCAGCGATCAAGACtttcataaattaaaatatatatatatcacaaTAGATACCTAATTGTATTATGTTGTAAGCTCCTTTATAGGAGAAACGTATACTTGATCTGGTTTTCATGGTTCATGACAAGACAAGAAAAAGCAAGATTTGGATTCATGGACTTATTCTGCACCATGCATGTTCGAAAGAAACAGATGCATGAAGtatcataaatatcacttggTCTATAAAACACTTCCACTAGGAGCCCAATGAAAGTGTTTGAGGAGACATTTAGCAAAAAAGATAAACAAAATCAGCAGGTTAGCTGCAGATTCAGATCCGTTTACACTGCCAGCTGAGTGTAAACACAGATTTTAGGCCTCTTTCTTAAATCTGCAATAAAATCAAcccaaaaaagggcaaaaagGCAGAGGTTCTGTCCATCTTAGCAAGTCATCTCCTGAACATGTCAGATTAGTTTCCATGTCCTTCTTCCATTCTCTTTATATTCAAGTGGTCACTTTGAAGAACTTCAGTGGTTAAACTTGATAAGATGAGCATTTTTGCAGTGCAAGAAGCTGAACGAATACCCGCCCGTCTCATACTCACCACTGTACCATCTGAAACTTAGAAAACAGTCAACTTCACTGCTACTGATGTGGTCACCATCAAAATAGACAGCTTGCAAGTGGTTCTGGGACCCACGTGTACAAGAGTCAACCCAACACAAGCATGAAGCCGAGCCTGGGTAGATTAGCTCCGGTTGCTCTTACCTGCCCCTCAGACCTAGTCAGGGTACCAGGGGGAGGCTGGAGTCCACCCCAGCAGAGGGGTAGGGACAACAGTCCACCAGAACACACAGTCACATAGTAACAGCTAACAAGCTAAGAAAAGGCAGTTTCGGGCAGTTTCAAACGTGCTGGGAAGATATTTTCTGTTTAATGGCAAACTTTGGTTACACCAAAACAGATTCATGGCTGCTCATGAATTCTGATTGTCGGCAATCGGGTGGGTGTTCGCACACCAGATGTTTTGGCATGATGTCAGATATTTTAAAGTAGTTACAAACTGTGTTTGGAATGTCGCTAAGATCAAAACGGTCCACGCTGGCTGGCTGCGCTTTTATGCAGAGGACAGAATCAGATGTGAAAGCTTTTGATGCTTCCACCCAGAGAACGTGATACGCTGACACTCACGGGATGCTGTGACGCTGCTCAGTGACGACTGAATTACATCCACAAAGTGGACGAAAGGTGAAACATTTCCAATGATGCATAAGTACTGAAGAACTTTCTCCATCATCCAACATCACGCCGTTCCTGGACCTCAGATTAGGTCAAGCAGATTAGTTGCTTTTAACAAAAATAGCtcaagcagaagcagctgatgCTTGTATGCAACACAGATATGTTCAAAACTTGAAATAACAGACAATATATAAACTTTCTTTGGAATAactgaaaatgaaggaaagagTGGCTGTGTTTTAACTCAAAGGTCACCTTAGGGCAGGTTTTCGTGGTGGCCTCTCACTGTGGGaagaatgtaaaacaaaaacagtgaaaCTGGcttaaaaattacatttaacaTAGAAACAAGTGAATGAAAACTAAAAGCTAGAGTTGTATGGAGGCTGGGAAATGACCACGAAGCTTGTGAAAGTCTCAGCAGATTCATGGATGTTGCCCTCAGCAGTAAACAGCTGTCAGCTGAATGCTGACGTGTCCGACCACTCTATTTATGGTAGCAGTTGGAGCTCATGTAGATATTTTCTGAATATGGTGGCCGACAGCTCGCTATAGAGGATCTGCTGTAGCAGTACCCCAGTAAAGACTGAATGAGCATGTAGATACATCAGTGTCTAACGGCACAACTTTCCCAGCAGCGTGTTTCTGTGCAGCATGTTTCACTCTCTGCTAGAGGCTGCGCATTAAAGTGGCCAAAGTTCACGTGGCCTTCACCAGGAAACAAAGATagccagtagaccagtagaaaGGTCACATGGGGTGAAGGTATGTATGTAACTTGAATGTTAAAGCATCATCTTTTTGAGCCAGTAGAGGCAAATCAgtaaatgaaagaagaaaaattaaaTTCTCTCTCTGTGAAATGTATCCAGTCGGCCATTTAAGGTTTCCTTAAAGACATATACTGACTTCCTTGTTGTGGTCTGAAATGGGGGTATGTATCTGCTCTGAATGCTGGTCAAAGCCGGCTCCTGGCTACTCTGAGCTGAAATCACGCGAGCGGCCTCATCAGGAGAGGTCTCAGGTGTGAACACGTTGATGGGTGACATCAGGCTACAGCCATATATTGATGCACCAACCGAAACACTGAAATTGCGAGTATGCAAATGGAGATCTGTCTACAGATGAGAGCTTCCTAAACAGTCAACAGACATCACATTAGGAATCTCCCAGAGGTGCTCTTAGCTCTCCTGAATCACATCTGAACATGCAGCTATAGCAGTTTAAGCTGGACTCACCGAAAGCCTGAATGAAACATGGACATCCTAGGCCCTCCATATCTGGGGCTGCCgagcaggaagtccttcctgatGGACACGTAACTGATGagtgagaggatgaggagcaccACGCTGAACATGACGAGCCCCAACGCGCTGGCTATACGCACCATTCTGCCCCTCTGCCGGACGATGCGCTCAGCAGCCGGGCGGGATGTGGATGCAGCGGCCACCAGGACGCACCGAGGCGGGCTCAGGCCCCAGACGCGAACACGCCGCGCACTCCCGACAGATCATCTGCGGAGGTAGAAGATCTGCGGTTACGCGACGGGCATCGGCGGGGAGCAACAGACCGAGGAGTCAAACCGCGGCCATGAAGATGACAGAGGCCGTGATTTGTGGCTCAGCGCACAGAAATGAAGGAGCGACGGAGCCCGAGTGTGACGCACTGACTGTCGACGCAGAACGTAGGGCGATgaggggatggggggagggggggagggggtgtttgTGCCGGCATGCTGCTCGGTTTATAACCTGCAAATGTTGCGATTCAGCCGCGGCGTCCTGAAGAAAATGGTggcgtctctgtcctcctgtctgctcATTAATTAACCCGGAGCGTCACAGTCGGCAGATTCAGCTCTTCTATTCGATGAAGAGatgccgcagcagcagcagcagcagcagcagcgtccgAGGCGGCGCTCTGATGGAGGCAGGGAAGCGCCGACACCGCACCGCAGCGCACTGTGCCGCACCGCGCCGCAGCGGGGCCGCAAGTGCGAACTCAGCAAAACAAGGATGCAAAATATGCACAGAAAACCATACAGTCACCAAAACAATCAAACTGTTGTCGCTCCTGCATTAGAAAATAAATAGACatagaaataaagaattgaataATCATGATCGCAATGAATCACAGTATATGATCATAGTAGAAAACATGTTCAATTAAATATTATACCTGGATATATTTTCCAGTATTTTTGCCAGTCCTGTTATTGTCACTTAAATCTTTTGGATAAACAGGAGTACATTAATACGTTTTACGAAAGGTTAACATCAGTTAATAAAGGGCTGAACAAAATAGCACACCAGAGGGTTTTTTCCAGTAAATTGGTGCACGCAATCatcacaaataaaacatttttctctGGTCTTTTCTTTCAAGCAACACTGtactgcttttttttgtttgtttgtttgaatgatTCTGAATACGGTCCATCAAGCCCTGAAGGATGGGTGGGTTAGATCTCCGTATGACACCCCATATGGGCCCCTGGATTTATTCTATGCACTGTATATAATAATGTAATGATGCATCCTCATCCCTCACCAGCTGTCAGCTGCACCCAGGAGCCAGAAACCACAGATCGGACTGTACACCCAGGTCTCACTTTAGGATGTTCAGGATCACAGCTACTCCTGTCAGCCTGGATTAGAAAGAATGGTGTTGATCTTTGCCCTCTTGGTTTGCATCGTCCTCAGGTTGTGTACGATTCTGCAGCTTCGGAGCAAAGAAAATCCTAGAACACTAAATTCTGCTTTTGACTCAAGAAACATGAACATTACTGTTCAGTTTGAACAGATTAGCTGTAACCTATCAGCCCCTTCTTGAATGGCACTCCAGTTCTATCCCAGTTGGAGAAAAACAAGTCTCAGAGCACCACACCACTGGTGAAAGGTAGCAAAGATCCATTTAGATCAATTCTATGAAATAAACCATAGCAAGGAGATCTGTCAGATGATGGGAGGGCAGACTCTTGGGGATTGAACTTCCCCAAGGGAGCACAGCAGATTTCCAGGACACCTAGAAAAAAACAGGGAGATCTCCTGTGAAGCAGCTGCAAGGGTGTCAGCAGCCACGTCTCTACAAAGAGAGAAGTACGGAAGAGTCAGCTGAACAAGATTAGAGGCATCATCAGCTACACAATGGCAATGAGAAGATACCCAGCAGGTATAATAACCTGGCAGGAGCAACAGATAGAGGACACAGATGTCCAGACACAAAAGCTTCTCAGGGCGTGTGGAGGGTTTTACCCCTATTCCTGCTGCTGAGACTGTACGCTAACAGGAAGGAGGCAGGTTGAGGTCTAGTGTGTATCACAGCCATTATCCAGGATAAAGCAAAAGGATCCTGGAACAAATTAGGAAGCTGTCCACCACCTGCTGGGTGAATAATTCTGGCAGCTGAGACCCAATGATGGGGACTTCCACACTCAGACTGAATGGTGGAATGGTTACAGTGGTGGCTAATCCACCAGACACCATGGTGGTGGAtaaagacaagaagaagaatgcAGCAGTGAGAGATGTAGCAAGAGCAACGCCAGGAAGAAGGGAGACAAAAGCCTAAAAAACACCAGGgctggagggggggagaggtggggagTGGAGAcattgtggtggtgatgaagcagTCTGAGCTGCCACCCCAGACGTGGAAGAGCGACTCCAGCAAGTTAGTGGCGGGTCCTTGGCAGCGTGGTCAGGGCTGCTCAGCACCCTGGACAGCTCCAGGCTCTGCTTGTGGGTCTCTACTGAAGAAAGGTGTGTTCATAAATACCCCGCGGCCCTGACGTAGAGGAGGGATGTCCATCAGGCACCTCCTCATTAACATCAGCAGATACCACCAAAACAGTAGCAGGAAGGGCTGTCAGAGCCAACTGGGAGAACATGTTGGGTTTCCTATATGTACTATATATTTTATGATGATAATTTAATGATTGTAGTCTTTAATTATCATCTACCTTTAGTATGATTTATAGGAACATGtggatattttaaaaataatcaaattttgGTTCACACAGCTCAGACCTTTTTACATAATACCAACCGCAATGAAATAATAATCCCCAAAATGTTAAAATCAGAATCATTTGCAGTGAAAAGCCGCAACCGTCCATTGAGCCTCTCAGTGACCCGAGAATGAACTCATGAATCAGGCTGAGCAGATTCTCATGTGAACTCTGAGATATGAAAGCAATCAGAAGAGCCTGCTTCTCATGAAAGAGTCAATTAATAATCAATAGTCAttagagcagagaggaggctgGACAATCAGAGACCACAGCTCTGCCTGAGCTACAGGACCGTGAAATTACCGTAgaccccccacgcacacacacacacacacacgcacatatagTATTTTAAATGTGATATGAATGTTTGCTTAAAGAAGAAAAGTGTTGAAGTTAAATGTTCCTTGATGAGctgggttaaggttaaggttagtgttggggttgggggctGATGTTTCATTGACATGAATAACTCATTCAAGTCTTTTGCGCTGAATGTAAAAATATCTAGATCTTAAATCTCATCTAACACTAATGAAGCTACCTGCTGAATCAGCTGGATTGCTTAATAACTGATATCTTGCTTGAAGTAGAGCAGGTGTttggtctctgataacctgaGGGTGTCATTTTAGGGGCAGTTCCTCCACAGATCAGCCTGGGCTGTTCTCTGGAGTGTATGCAGGCTACATGTGAAAGTGTGGGTTCCAGGTGAGGTGGAGGCACAGGGTGAGCACCAGGCAGCTGTTGTAAATGATCCTCCACTCAATGTCCAAGGTCACACTGAAGAATCCAGTTTCCACATTTCATAATTTATCATCACAACCCAccttgtgcgtgtttgtgtgtgtgtgtgtgtgtgagggagggagggagagagaaagaataaATAGAGTAGGATGCAATGCTTTGTTATGTCCACTTTATTGATAGAAGAGAGCGGGCATCCTGTACATCACTCATCATGCTGACAGTGGGCAGCAATTGTCTgtgccctggctgtgtgtgtgtgtgtgtgtgtgagagagagagagagagagagagagagagagagagagtgagagagagagagagagagagagagagagaactgtgTTGTTCAGTCCAATAAGTCAGACCTTCCAGCCATGTAGAGGCAAAACTGCATCATGTTGCAGCATTCAAATTAAAGTTACACTACAAATATACATTAAACATGTATTCATACAGGCTGAGAGAACATTACATTCCTGCTAGTAGTTATTTATTAAAATTACTGTTATTCTTTACATGTATGTATAGTCTTCCAAGGATGTGAGTCCTGGTAATAGTGTGTAAAAATAGACTTCTTTAGGATGAACAATGAGGAATATAAACAAAATATAATGCACATGTTTAGAACATCACTGATGTGATGTTGGTGTCATAAAGCTCTTATAAGAGCTACATCAGTTGGAGTTCATGAAGTGTCTCCCTGCAGCGCTCTGTTCTCAGCCCTCGAGACAGTCTTTCCatttcaaaacagatgtgaaatgAGTGAATTAGAGGAGGAGGCCCAAgccctcatcatcacaacaccTCCTTGATAACACACTTAGTTCTCCTTTCTTTCAAATTGTTGCAGTCATTCAGGAATTTTGGGATCAAACTGATGTTCATTATGTTCCAACAGCCCGCCTGATGGGTGTTGTGCTGACCTTCGTAGCAGCCCACGTGTAGCACCACCACAAATCAGcgattaatctttttttttttggggggggggggggggggggggggggggggtgatgatgaatgAACACATAAAAAACTCTAATGATCATATTTAGATGAAACAGTTCCAGAAGTTCAGTCAGTCCTGCTGCAGTCCggctgcagctgaagctctgctgaCACGGTTTCAACGCTGCACTTTTCTTTCCTCTATCTTTACTTTCTCTCATCCACAGGACCTGAACAGGGAAGAgagtgagcagctgctgcagggtgACCACCTAGCTAAAGGAtgtggaggagaaagatggtgGAGGGTCATGGGTGAGACGATGGGGGAGGTGAGAGGGACAGGGCGAAGATGAAGAGTGTGGTCACTGCTCGGTGATTGCAGGCGTCGCTCCAGCCAATCAATTTCAGCAGGTGCGTGACCACTGCTGTCCTGCAtcaatcacaaacacacacagtacacacacacacacgtgcacgcacacacacacacacacacacacacacacacacacacacacccttttacctctatctttgtggggactttgaTA
The sequence above is drawn from the Takifugu rubripes chromosome 6, fTakRub1.2, whole genome shotgun sequence genome and encodes:
- the st8sia3 gene encoding alpha-N-acetylneuraminate alpha-2,8-sialyltransferase ST8SIA3 isoform X2, coding for MVRIASALGLVMFSVVLLILSLISYVSIRKDFLLGSPRYGGPRMSMFHSGFRSQLAMKYLDPVFTPLTSSLSEDLQNASKWSFNSSAFAQLKNEISQYIDVPRNFTLTRDSVRIGQLMHYDYSSHKYVFSIGENFRSLLPETSPILQKHYNVCAVVGNSGILTGSRCGQQIDRFDFVFRCNFAPTEIFKKDVGRRTNMTTFNPSILEKYYNNLLTVQDRNNFFLSLKKLDTTILWIPAFFFHTSATVTRTLVDFFVEHRGQLKVRLAWPGNIMQYINNYWKTKQLSPKRLSTGILMYTLASSMCDQIHLYGFWPFGWDPNTGKELPYHYYDKKGTKFTTKWQESHQLPTEFKLLYKMHREGLLKLSLSHCA
- the st8sia3 gene encoding alpha-N-acetylneuraminate alpha-2,8-sialyltransferase ST8SIA3 isoform X3, with amino-acid sequence MSRQEDRDATIFFRTPRLNRNICSSQLAMKYLDPVFTPLTSSLSEDLQNASKWSFNSSAFAQLKNEISQYIDVPRNFTLTRDSVRIGQLMHYDYSSHKYVFSIGENFRSLLPETSPILQKHYNVCAVVGNSGILTGSRCGQQIDRFDFVFRCNFAPTEIFKKDVGRRTNMTTFNPSILEKYYNNLLTVQDRNNFFLSLKKLDTTILWIPAFFFHTSATVTRTLVDFFVEHRGQLKVRLAWPGNIMQYINNYWKTKQLSPKRLSTGILMYTLASSMCDQIHLYGFWPFGWDPNTGKELPYHYYDKKGTKFTTKWQESHQLPTEFKLLYKMHREGLLKLSLSHCA
- the st8sia3 gene encoding alpha-N-acetylneuraminate alpha-2,8-sialyltransferase ST8SIA3 isoform X1 translates to MVRIASALGLVMFSVVLLILSLISYVSIRKDFLLGSPRYGGPRMSMFHSGFRERPPRKPALSSQLAMKYLDPVFTPLTSSLSEDLQNASKWSFNSSAFAQLKNEISQYIDVPRNFTLTRDSVRIGQLMHYDYSSHKYVFSIGENFRSLLPETSPILQKHYNVCAVVGNSGILTGSRCGQQIDRFDFVFRCNFAPTEIFKKDVGRRTNMTTFNPSILEKYYNNLLTVQDRNNFFLSLKKLDTTILWIPAFFFHTSATVTRTLVDFFVEHRGQLKVRLAWPGNIMQYINNYWKTKQLSPKRLSTGILMYTLASSMCDQIHLYGFWPFGWDPNTGKELPYHYYDKKGTKFTTKWQESHQLPTEFKLLYKMHREGLLKLSLSHCA
- the st8sia3 gene encoding alpha-N-acetylneuraminate alpha-2,8-sialyltransferase ST8SIA3 isoform X5, producing the protein MSMFHSGFRSQLAMKYLDPVFTPLTSSLSEDLQNASKWSFNSSAFAQLKNEISQYIDVPRNFTLTRDSVRIGQLMHYDYSSHKYVFSIGENFRSLLPETSPILQKHYNVCAVVGNSGILTGSRCGQQIDRFDFVFRCNFAPTEIFKKDVGRRTNMTTFNPSILEKYYNNLLTVQDRNNFFLSLKKLDTTILWIPAFFFHTSATVTRTLVDFFVEHRGQLKVRLAWPGNIMQYINNYWKTKQLSPKRLSTGILMYTLASSMCDQIHLYGFWPFGWDPNTGKELPYHYYDKKGTKFTTKWQESHQLPTEFKLLYKMHREGLLKLSLSHCA
- the st8sia3 gene encoding alpha-N-acetylneuraminate alpha-2,8-sialyltransferase ST8SIA3 isoform X4; translation: MSMFHSGFRERPPRKPALSSQLAMKYLDPVFTPLTSSLSEDLQNASKWSFNSSAFAQLKNEISQYIDVPRNFTLTRDSVRIGQLMHYDYSSHKYVFSIGENFRSLLPETSPILQKHYNVCAVVGNSGILTGSRCGQQIDRFDFVFRCNFAPTEIFKKDVGRRTNMTTFNPSILEKYYNNLLTVQDRNNFFLSLKKLDTTILWIPAFFFHTSATVTRTLVDFFVEHRGQLKVRLAWPGNIMQYINNYWKTKQLSPKRLSTGILMYTLASSMCDQIHLYGFWPFGWDPNTGKELPYHYYDKKGTKFTTKWQESHQLPTEFKLLYKMHREGLLKLSLSHCA